The Pseudomonas sp. DG56-2 genome contains a region encoding:
- a CDS encoding L-threonylcarbamoyladenylate synthase, with translation MSQFFQIHAENPQPRLIKQAVEIIRKGGVVIYPTDSSYAMGCQIGDKNAVERVRRLRQLDKNHNFTLICCDLSQMGVFAKIDTSIFRLIKAHVPGPYTFILNATREVPRLLLHEKRRTIGMRVPSNPIALALLAELGEPLMSVSLIMPGEDEPMTDPYEIRQALEHHVDLIIDGGFGDLKASTVINLAGDEPEVIRVGCGDPTPFMVEA, from the coding sequence GTGAGTCAGTTTTTCCAGATTCATGCGGAAAACCCGCAACCGCGCCTTATCAAACAGGCCGTCGAAATCATTCGCAAGGGCGGGGTGGTCATCTATCCGACCGACTCCTCCTACGCCATGGGCTGTCAGATTGGCGACAAGAATGCGGTAGAACGCGTTCGACGCCTGCGACAGCTGGACAAGAACCACAATTTCACACTCATTTGCTGCGACCTCTCGCAAATGGGTGTGTTTGCCAAGATCGACACGTCGATTTTCCGCCTGATCAAGGCTCATGTGCCGGGTCCCTATACTTTCATTCTCAACGCCACTCGCGAAGTGCCACGCCTGCTGCTCCATGAAAAGCGCCGGACCATCGGTATGCGCGTGCCATCCAACCCGATTGCCCTGGCGTTGTTGGCAGAGCTGGGCGAGCCATTGATGAGCGTGAGCCTGATCATGCCCGGCGAAGATGAGCCGATGACCGATCCGTATGAGATCCGCCAGGCCTTGGAGCATCACGTTGACCTGATCATCGATGGCGGCTTTGGTGACCTCAAGGCGTCCACGGTGATCAACCTGGCCGGTGATGAGCCTGAAGTCATTCGAGTCGGTTGCGGCGATCCGACCCCTTTTATGGTCGAAGCGTGA
- a CDS encoding TrkH family potassium uptake protein yields MALPTLRIIGFVIGIFLITLAISMVVPMATLVIFDRTGDLPSFLWASMITFIAGLALVIQGRPEHVHLRPRDMYLLTVSSWLVVCIFAALPFLLTQHISYTDAFFESMSGITATGATVLSGLDTMSPGILMWRSLLHWLGGIGFIAMAVAILPLLRIGGMRLFQTESSDRSEKVMPRSHMVAKSIVAVYIGFTALGGLAFWLAGMSVFDAINHAMSAISTGGFSTSDQSLAKWHQPAVHWVAVVVMIFGSMPFALYVATLRGNRKALIKDQQVQGLLAMLLVTWLVLGTWYWATTDLHWLDALRHVALNVTSVVTTTGFALGDYSLWGNFSLMLFFYLGFVGGCSGSTAGGIKIFRFQVAYILLKANLNQLIHPRAVIKQKYNGHRLDEEIVRSILTFSFFFAITICVIALLLSLLGVDWMTALTGAASTVSGVGPGLGETIGPAGNFATLPDAAKWILAFGMLLGRLEIITVLVLCMPAFWRH; encoded by the coding sequence ATGGCGTTGCCGACCTTAAGGATCATTGGATTTGTCATCGGCATCTTCCTGATCACCCTGGCGATCAGCATGGTTGTGCCCATGGCCACCCTGGTGATCTTTGATCGCACTGGTGACCTGCCGTCGTTCCTGTGGGCCAGCATGATCACCTTTATCGCCGGCCTTGCCCTGGTGATCCAGGGGCGCCCAGAGCATGTGCACTTGCGTCCGCGCGACATGTATCTGCTTACCGTCAGCAGTTGGCTGGTGGTGTGTATCTTCGCCGCGCTACCGTTCCTGCTCACTCAACACATCAGCTATACCGACGCATTCTTCGAGAGCATGTCCGGTATTACCGCGACCGGCGCCACGGTACTCAGCGGCCTGGACACCATGTCGCCAGGCATTCTGATGTGGCGTTCGCTTCTGCACTGGCTCGGCGGCATCGGTTTTATCGCCATGGCGGTAGCCATTTTGCCGCTGCTGCGCATCGGTGGTATGCGCCTGTTCCAGACCGAGTCTTCGGACCGTTCCGAAAAAGTCATGCCGCGGTCGCACATGGTTGCCAAATCCATCGTCGCGGTGTACATCGGCTTCACTGCCTTGGGGGGCCTTGCATTCTGGCTGGCCGGCATGAGCGTATTCGATGCCATCAACCACGCCATGTCGGCAATTTCCACTGGCGGTTTCTCTACCTCCGACCAATCTCTGGCCAAATGGCACCAGCCGGCGGTGCATTGGGTTGCCGTGGTCGTGATGATTTTCGGCAGTATGCCGTTCGCGCTTTACGTCGCTACCCTGCGCGGCAATCGCAAGGCGCTGATCAAGGACCAGCAGGTCCAGGGTCTTCTGGCCATGCTGCTGGTCACTTGGCTGGTATTGGGCACCTGGTACTGGGCGACCACTGACCTGCACTGGCTGGATGCATTGCGCCATGTGGCGCTGAACGTCACCTCGGTAGTGACCACCACCGGCTTTGCCCTGGGCGACTACAGCCTGTGGGGCAACTTCTCGCTGATGCTTTTCTTCTACCTTGGCTTCGTTGGTGGTTGCTCGGGCTCGACCGCTGGTGGTATCAAGATTTTCCGTTTTCAGGTTGCCTACATCCTGCTCAAGGCCAACCTCAATCAACTCATTCACCCTCGCGCCGTGATCAAGCAGAAGTACAACGGTCATCGTCTGGACGAAGAGATCGTGCGCTCGATCCTGACTTTCTCGTTCTTCTTTGCCATCACCATCTGCGTAATCGCCCTGCTCCTGTCATTGCTCGGCGTAGACTGGATGACCGCCTTGACCGGTGCTGCCAGTACCGTCTCCGGTGTAGGTCCGGGACTGGGTGAAACCATTGGCCCGGCCGGCAACTTTGCGACATTGCCGGATGCGGCCAAATGGATCCTGGCGTTCGGGATGCTGCTGGGACGTCTGGAAATCATTACGGTGTTGGTGCTGTGTATGCCGGCGTTCTGGCGTCACTGA
- a CDS encoding LTXXQ domain protein, with amino-acid sequence MRKTLIALMFAAALPTVAMAMPEGGPRHGDHHRGEAPYAQLDLSREQRQQIGKLMGEQMKSRHEITQRYLEKLPAADQKALKDELQSKKDKTQAEIRALLKPDQQKKFDELKKDQDQRRAEWSEFKAWKAEKANKAQ; translated from the coding sequence ATGCGCAAGACCCTTATCGCCCTGATGTTCGCTGCTGCACTGCCGACCGTTGCCATGGCCATGCCAGAAGGCGGGCCGCGCCACGGCGACCACCATCGCGGCGAAGCGCCTTACGCCCAGCTGGACTTGAGCCGTGAACAACGCCAGCAGATCGGCAAGCTGATGGGCGAGCAAATGAAAAGCCGCCATGAAATCACCCAACGCTATTTGGAAAAACTTCCGGCCGCCGATCAGAAAGCGCTGAAAGATGAACTGCAAAGCAAAAAAGACAAGACTCAGGCTGAAATCCGCGCACTGCTCAAGCCTGATCAGCAGAAGAAATTCGATGAGCTGAAAAAAGACCAGGACCAACGTCGCGCCGAATGGAGCGAGTTCAAAGCCTGGAAAGCTGAAAAAGCCAACAAGGCCCAGTAA
- a CDS encoding response regulator transcription factor, which translates to MSELLLIDDDQELCELLGSWLTQEGFSVRACHDGQSARRALAEQAPAAVVLDVMLPDGSGLELLKQLRSEHTELPVVMLSARGEPLDRILGLELGADDYLAKPCDPRELTARLRAVLRRSHPNATPSQIEIGDLSFSPARGVVSIDQQDLTLTLSESRILEALLRQPGEPLDKQELAQIALGRKLTLYDRSLDMHVSNLRKKIGPHPDGRPRIVALRSRGYYYSL; encoded by the coding sequence ATGAGCGAGCTGTTACTGATTGATGATGACCAGGAACTCTGCGAGCTGCTCGGCAGCTGGCTGACCCAGGAAGGTTTCTCCGTACGCGCCTGTCACGACGGCCAGAGCGCCCGTCGCGCCCTGGCTGAACAAGCGCCCGCAGCGGTGGTCTTGGACGTCATGCTGCCTGACGGCAGTGGCCTGGAACTGCTCAAGCAACTGCGTAGCGAGCACACCGAGCTTCCGGTGGTGATGCTTTCTGCACGGGGCGAACCCCTGGACCGTATTCTGGGCCTGGAACTGGGCGCCGATGATTATCTGGCCAAACCCTGCGACCCTCGCGAGCTAACCGCTCGCCTACGCGCAGTACTGCGCCGAAGCCATCCCAACGCCACGCCCAGCCAGATCGAAATTGGCGACCTGAGCTTCAGCCCGGCGCGTGGCGTGGTCAGCATCGATCAGCAGGACCTGACCCTGACGCTATCCGAAAGCCGCATTCTCGAAGCACTGCTACGCCAGCCAGGCGAGCCGCTGGACAAGCAGGAGCTGGCGCAGATCGCCTTGGGTCGCAAGCTGACCCTGTACGATCGCAGCCTGGACATGCACGTCAGCAACCTGCGCAAGAAAATCGGCCCACACCCAGACGGACGCCCACGCATCGTAGCGTTGCGCAGCCGCGGCTATTACTACAGCCTGTAA
- a CDS encoding NAD(P)H nitroreductase codes for MEALDALLNRVSVPRLMEPAPNAAQREGLFQAALRAPDHGQLRPWRFLTVEGEGREKLGALLAEAVQAEGDATEAALDKARAMPMRAPLLVVVIARLQDHFKVPASEQRLAAGCAAHGILLAAHAQGIGAVWRTGELSYSKHVAKGLGLADNEEIIAFLYLGTPQSEPRTAPVLATADFVSAWE; via the coding sequence ATGGAGGCTCTCGACGCATTGCTCAACCGTGTTTCTGTACCACGGCTGATGGAACCCGCACCTAATGCTGCTCAGCGCGAGGGCTTGTTTCAGGCTGCCCTGCGGGCGCCGGACCATGGTCAATTGCGGCCGTGGCGCTTCTTGACGGTCGAGGGCGAGGGGCGTGAAAAACTGGGGGCGTTACTGGCCGAAGCGGTGCAGGCCGAGGGTGACGCCACTGAAGCGGCGCTGGACAAGGCCCGCGCCATGCCAATGCGCGCACCGCTGCTGGTGGTGGTTATCGCGCGCTTGCAGGATCACTTCAAGGTGCCGGCCTCGGAGCAACGTCTGGCCGCTGGCTGCGCAGCCCACGGCATTCTATTGGCGGCTCATGCCCAAGGGATTGGTGCTGTCTGGCGAACCGGCGAGCTGTCGTACAGCAAGCATGTAGCCAAGGGGCTGGGACTGGCTGACAACGAAGAGATCATCGCCTTCTTGTACCTGGGCACTCCGCAGTCGGAGCCCCGTACCGCGCCAGTGCTGGCAACGGCGGATTTCGTTTCGGCCTGGGAGTAG
- a CDS encoding HD domain-containing protein encodes MTEQARFTHMQDGTQQDWAIIASDFRAYASQLADRILAHLRLLDGDFGGFPIDRLSHCVQTASRAWRDGRDEEYVICALLHDIGDTLGSYNHPDIAAAILKPFVSPENLWMVEKHGVFQGYYFFHHLGMDRHLREQFEDHPQYQQTIEFCARYDAAAFDPHYDSLPLSFFEPMLRRLFAQPRQSLYKAALQSMNADA; translated from the coding sequence ATGACCGAGCAGGCCCGCTTTACGCACATGCAGGATGGCACGCAGCAGGACTGGGCGATCATCGCCAGCGATTTCAGGGCTTACGCCAGCCAACTCGCCGACCGGATCCTCGCGCACCTGCGCCTGCTCGATGGTGATTTCGGCGGTTTCCCCATTGATCGCCTCAGTCACTGCGTGCAAACCGCTAGCCGTGCCTGGCGGGATGGACGCGACGAAGAGTATGTGATTTGCGCGCTGCTTCACGACATCGGCGACACCCTGGGTAGCTATAACCATCCTGATATCGCTGCAGCCATCCTCAAGCCTTTCGTCAGCCCGGAAAACCTCTGGATGGTAGAGAAGCATGGGGTATTCCAGGGCTATTACTTCTTCCATCACCTGGGGATGGACCGGCATCTGCGCGAGCAATTCGAGGATCACCCGCAGTACCAACAAACCATCGAGTTCTGCGCGCGCTACGACGCCGCCGCCTTTGACCCCCACTACGACAGCCTGCCGCTGAGCTTTTTCGAGCCGATGCTCAGGCGTCTGTTCGCCCAGCCGAGGCAATCGCTCTACAAAGCAGCGCTGCAATCGATGAATGCCGACGCATGA
- a CDS encoding HAMP domain-containing sensor histidine kinase, which translates to MRSLFWRILASFWLAIALVAGLSILLGHMLNQDAWILSRHPGLNTLAKTWTQRYEQKGPENAQHFLEHRKRHYNIDVQVLNDSGDAVVPGTFPRRAAAFEARRHNDDRRLPWRRLTEEYTSPETGETYLLIYRIPHPELDAWHRDSLLWPLSALGIALVVLTLFSLLVTLSITRPLSRLRGAVHDLGQTTYQQNSLARLASRRDEFGVLANDFNRMGSRLQSMIGSQRQLLRDVSHELRSPLARLRIALALAERAEPEQREALWPRLTRECDRLEALISEILVLARVDAEQSRAEPVDLDALLQSLHKDAQLSAPEQDIQLQLEPGLSLQGWPTLIERAVDNLLRNAVRFNPQGQAIEISALRDNDRIVISVRDHGPGVAEEHLGQLGEPFFRAPGQSAAGHGLGLAIARKAAERHGGSLTLGNHPEGGFVARLELSA; encoded by the coding sequence TTGCGTTCATTGTTCTGGCGCATCCTGGCCAGTTTCTGGCTGGCCATTGCCCTGGTCGCCGGCCTGTCGATTCTGCTCGGGCACATGTTGAACCAGGATGCCTGGATTCTCAGCCGTCACCCGGGTCTCAATACCCTGGCCAAGACCTGGACCCAACGCTACGAACAAAAGGGCCCCGAGAACGCCCAGCACTTTCTGGAGCATCGCAAGCGCCACTACAACATCGATGTGCAAGTACTCAACGACAGTGGCGATGCAGTGGTACCTGGCACCTTCCCACGGCGTGCCGCAGCTTTCGAGGCACGGCGACACAACGACGACCGGCGCTTGCCCTGGCGGCGCCTGACCGAGGAATACACCAGTCCCGAGACTGGCGAGACGTACTTGCTGATCTATCGCATTCCCCATCCCGAACTGGATGCCTGGCACCGTGACAGCCTGCTATGGCCATTGAGTGCATTGGGCATTGCCCTGGTGGTCTTGACCCTGTTCAGCCTGTTGGTAACGCTGTCCATTACCCGTCCGCTCAGCCGCTTGCGCGGAGCCGTACATGACCTGGGACAAACTACCTATCAACAGAACAGCCTGGCGCGCCTGGCCAGTCGCCGCGATGAATTCGGCGTGTTAGCCAATGACTTCAACCGTATGGGATCACGCCTGCAGAGCATGATCGGCAGCCAGCGCCAACTGCTGCGCGATGTGTCCCACGAGTTGCGCTCGCCGCTGGCGCGCCTGCGCATTGCCCTGGCTCTCGCCGAGCGGGCCGAACCGGAACAACGCGAAGCGTTATGGCCACGCCTGACGCGGGAATGCGACCGCCTGGAAGCACTGATCAGTGAAATTCTGGTGCTGGCACGAGTGGACGCCGAACAATCGCGCGCCGAACCGGTGGACCTCGATGCGCTGCTGCAGTCCCTGCACAAGGATGCCCAGCTCAGTGCGCCGGAACAGGACATCCAGTTGCAGCTTGAACCAGGGTTGAGCCTGCAGGGCTGGCCAACCCTGATCGAGCGTGCGGTAGATAACCTGCTGCGCAATGCCGTGCGCTTCAACCCGCAAGGGCAAGCGATTGAAATTTCAGCCTTGCGTGACAACGACCGCATCGTGATAAGTGTGCGCGATCACGGCCCGGGCGTGGCCGAAGAACACCTTGGGCAATTGGGCGAGCCGTTCTTCCGCGCCCCGGGCCAGAGCGCTGCAGGTCATGGCCTGGGTCTGGCCATTGCGCGCAAGGCAGCAGAGCGGCACGGTGGAAGCCTGACCCTGGGAAATCATCCAGAGGGTGGTTTTGTTGCCCGGCTGGAGCTCAGTGCCTGA
- a CDS encoding AraC family transcriptional regulator, translating into MSERTTSASWASGIVKALELEGLDCRAMFQQLGLDFAALDDPDARFTQDSMTRLWQMAVDLSGNQAIGLNMARVVRPASFHVVGYALMSSRTLAEGFERLVRFQRIIAESSDLSFRQEPEGYALILTVHGDHLPPTRHSAEASLACALSLCGWLSGRVIQPRRVLVQGPQPVDLTPYKTAFHAPLVFGAAHDALIFERADMEAPLPTANEAMAVLHDRFAGEYLARFSESRVTHRARQVLCRVLPQGEPKRETVAQALHLSQRTLQRRLQDEGTSFQTLLDDTRRELAEQYLAQPDMTLLETAYLLGFADPSNFFRAFRRWFDVTPGEYRARIALGTAVAPETEAVEVAVSDARTPAYTAPTP; encoded by the coding sequence ATGAGCGAGAGAACCACGTCAGCAAGCTGGGCATCAGGGATCGTCAAGGCACTCGAGCTCGAAGGGCTGGATTGTCGTGCAATGTTCCAACAACTCGGCCTGGATTTCGCCGCCCTGGATGACCCCGACGCACGTTTTACCCAAGACTCCATGACCCGTTTATGGCAAATGGCGGTCGACCTTTCCGGCAATCAGGCCATCGGCCTGAACATGGCCCGGGTGGTTCGTCCGGCCTCCTTTCATGTGGTCGGCTACGCCTTGATGTCGAGCCGTACCTTGGCCGAAGGGTTTGAGCGATTGGTGCGCTTTCAGCGCATCATTGCCGAGAGTTCCGACTTGAGCTTTCGCCAGGAACCAGAAGGTTACGCGTTAATTCTCACTGTCCACGGTGATCATCTTCCGCCTACCCGGCACAGCGCTGAAGCGTCCCTGGCCTGTGCCTTGTCGCTGTGCGGCTGGTTGAGCGGGCGGGTAATTCAGCCGCGACGGGTATTGGTCCAAGGGCCGCAGCCAGTCGACCTGACGCCGTACAAGACAGCTTTCCATGCACCCCTGGTATTTGGCGCGGCTCATGATGCATTGATATTCGAGCGGGCTGACATGGAGGCGCCATTACCGACGGCTAACGAAGCCATGGCCGTGTTGCACGACCGGTTTGCCGGTGAGTATCTGGCCCGTTTTTCCGAAAGCCGCGTCACCCATCGTGCACGTCAGGTGCTGTGCCGAGTGTTGCCGCAAGGAGAGCCCAAGCGCGAGACGGTGGCGCAGGCTCTGCATTTGTCCCAGCGTACCTTGCAACGGCGCCTGCAGGACGAAGGCACCAGCTTTCAGACCTTGCTTGACGACACCCGCCGAGAGTTGGCCGAGCAGTACCTGGCGCAGCCGGACATGACACTGCTGGAAACTGCCTACTTGCTGGGCTTTGCCGATCCAAGCAACTTCTTCCGGGCGTTTCGTCGGTGGTTCGACGTTACTCCCGGCGAGTATCGGGCTCGAATTGCGCTGGGCACAGCTGTTGCGCCAGAAACCGAAGCGGTGGAGGTCGCGGTCAGTGACGCCAGAACGCCGGCATACACAGCACCAACACCGTAA
- a CDS encoding septation protein A: protein MKQFIDFIPLLLFFIVFKLDPRTVEFAGHSVEIGGIFSATAMLIISSVVVYGALFLRQRKLEKGQWLTLLACLVFGGLTLAFHSETFLKWKAPVVNWLFALAFTGSHFIGDRVLIKRIMGHAISLPENVWSRLNVAWIAFFLFCGAANLFVAFTFQDIWVDFKVFGSLGMTVLFLVGQGLYLSRHIHDSDTTTPPTTPKD, encoded by the coding sequence GTGAAACAATTCATCGATTTCATCCCGTTGCTCCTGTTCTTCATCGTCTTCAAACTCGATCCACGTACCGTCGAATTTGCCGGTCACAGTGTCGAAATTGGAGGTATCTTCAGTGCCACGGCCATGCTGATTATCAGCTCGGTTGTGGTCTACGGCGCGCTGTTCCTTCGCCAGCGCAAGCTGGAAAAAGGCCAATGGCTGACCTTGCTCGCCTGCCTGGTGTTCGGCGGTCTGACCTTGGCGTTCCACAGCGAAACCTTCCTCAAGTGGAAGGCTCCGGTAGTCAACTGGCTGTTCGCCCTGGCATTTACCGGTAGCCACTTCATCGGTGACCGAGTGTTGATCAAGCGCATCATGGGCCACGCCATCAGCCTGCCGGAAAACGTCTGGTCGCGCCTGAACGTCGCCTGGATCGCGTTTTTCCTGTTCTGCGGCGCAGCCAACCTGTTCGTTGCCTTCACCTTCCAGGACATCTGGGTCGACTTCAAAGTGTTCGGCAGCCTGGGCATGACGGTACTGTTCCTGGTCGGCCAAGGCCTGTATCTGTCCCGCCACATACATGACAGCGACACCACCACTCCCCCAACTACTCCTAAGGACTGA
- a CDS encoding YciI family protein, with translation MLYAIIASDVADSLEKRLAARPAHIERLQQLKEQGRVVLAGPHPAIDSNDPGAAGFTGSLIVAEFDSLSAAQAWADADPYIAAGVYANVIVKPFKQVLP, from the coding sequence ATGCTCTACGCCATCATTGCCAGCGACGTTGCCGACTCTCTGGAAAAACGCCTGGCTGCGCGCCCTGCGCATATCGAACGTCTGCAGCAACTCAAGGAACAAGGTCGCGTGGTGCTGGCCGGCCCGCACCCTGCCATCGACAGTAACGACCCGGGTGCAGCGGGCTTTACGGGCAGTCTGATCGTTGCCGAGTTCGACTCCCTGAGCGCCGCCCAGGCCTGGGCCGATGCCGACCCATATATCGCCGCAGGCGTATATGCCAACGTCATCGTCAAACCGTTCAAGCAAGTGTTGCCGTAA
- a CDS encoding ScpA family protein: MEVFLEAFEGPLDLLLYLIRKQNVDILDIPVAEITRQYMGYVELMKTVRLELAAEYLVMAAMLAEIKSRMLLPRSADIEEEEGDPRAELIRRLQEYERFKAAAEGIEGLSRVGREIIVPRLDAPQAKVRKLLPEVSLEELLLSMAEVLRRGDLFESHQVSREALSTRERMSDVLERLKGGGFVPFVELFTADEGKLGVVVTFMAILELVKESLIELVQNEPFAPIHVRARAE, encoded by the coding sequence CTGGAAGTGTTCCTCGAAGCGTTCGAAGGTCCCTTGGACCTGTTGCTCTACCTGATTCGCAAACAGAACGTCGATATTCTCGATATTCCGGTGGCAGAAATCACTCGCCAGTACATGGGCTATGTCGAGTTGATGAAAACCGTGCGCCTGGAACTGGCTGCGGAATATCTGGTGATGGCAGCGATGCTGGCCGAGATCAAGTCGCGCATGCTGTTGCCACGATCTGCCGACATAGAGGAAGAAGAGGGTGACCCGCGTGCCGAGCTGATTCGCCGCTTGCAGGAGTACGAACGCTTCAAGGCCGCAGCCGAGGGTATCGAGGGCCTCAGTCGAGTCGGGCGCGAGATCATCGTGCCGCGCCTGGACGCACCGCAGGCCAAGGTTCGCAAGCTTCTGCCCGAGGTCAGCCTGGAAGAACTGCTGCTGTCGATGGCTGAAGTGCTGCGCAGGGGGGATTTGTTCGAGAGCCACCAGGTGAGTCGTGAAGCATTGTCCACCCGTGAACGCATGAGCGACGTGCTGGAGCGCCTGAAAGGCGGGGGCTTTGTACCGTTCGTCGAACTGTTCACTGCCGATGAAGGTAAGTTGGGTGTGGTAGTTACTTTTATGGCAATTCTTGAGTTGGTGAAGGAATCCTTGATCGAACTGGTGCAAAATGAGCCTTTTGCGCCGATCCACGTCCGCGCCCGGGCCGAGTGA
- a CDS encoding DUF962 domain-containing protein: MNSPQQFRSFAEFYPYYLDEHSNPTCRRLHFVGTSLVIALLAYTIASGKWIVLLAIPFAGYGFAWVGHFFFEGNRPATFRHPLYSLIGDFAMYRDMLRGKVPF, translated from the coding sequence GTGAACAGTCCTCAGCAATTTCGCAGCTTTGCCGAGTTTTACCCGTATTACCTGGACGAGCACAGCAACCCCACCTGCCGGCGCCTGCACTTCGTTGGTACCAGCCTGGTCATCGCCCTGCTCGCCTACACGATTGCCAGTGGCAAATGGATCGTGTTGCTGGCGATTCCGTTCGCCGGCTACGGGTTCGCGTGGGTCGGACACTTCTTTTTCGAGGGCAATCGCCCGGCAACCTTCAGGCATCCGCTGTACAGCCTGATTGGCGATTTCGCCATGTACCGCGACATGCTGCGCGGCAAGGTCCCGTTCTGA
- a CDS encoding translation initiation factor 2, with the protein MRQGPLPLLLCLLLLTPLAQAEEPNAPSTPLSLSAGSQITELQQRLQESERLRETLTQQLHNADSERESAQLTRLRQENQRLKLALKELQAKAPERLITDQQQWFVIGGGVALLAALCGIFASGGHRKRRQWLN; encoded by the coding sequence ATGCGTCAAGGTCCGTTGCCCCTGCTGCTGTGCCTGTTGTTGCTGACCCCGCTCGCCCAGGCCGAAGAGCCCAATGCGCCAAGTACCCCGCTGTCACTGAGTGCCGGCAGCCAGATAACCGAATTGCAACAGCGCCTGCAGGAAAGTGAACGCCTGCGCGAAACGCTGACCCAGCAGTTGCACAATGCCGACAGCGAACGCGAGAGCGCGCAGCTCACGCGACTGCGCCAGGAGAACCAGCGCCTCAAGCTGGCCCTCAAGGAACTCCAGGCCAAGGCCCCGGAACGCCTGATCACCGACCAGCAACAATGGTTCGTGATTGGTGGAGGAGTTGCCCTCTTGGCTGCGCTCTGCGGTATCTTTGCCAGTGGCGGACACAGAAAGCGTCGGCAATGGTTGAATTGA
- a CDS encoding PHP domain-containing protein, with the protein MNVDLHCHSTASDGALSPTALVARAHEQGVRMLSLTDHDTLEGQLEARAAMQALGMQWVSGIELSCTWGGATIHVLGYNFDLDAAPLLDAVESLHRGRWLRSEEIDRRLAAKGMPGALEGARAIQQEMGDSGNAPARPHFAEYLVRAGYVKDRGEAFRKWLGAGKLGDVKLHWPTLDETVETLRKSDAWVSLAHPMHYELTRSKRRRLIADYIQAGGQALEVVNGMMPAEQVGTMSILAREFGLLASAGSDFHGPGTWGEIGVYRPLPEDLPPLWRRFKHEQPIAAV; encoded by the coding sequence ATGAATGTTGATCTGCACTGCCACAGTACGGCCTCTGACGGCGCCTTGTCGCCGACGGCACTGGTTGCCCGGGCCCATGAGCAAGGTGTGCGGATGCTCTCGTTGACAGACCATGACACCCTCGAGGGGCAACTGGAGGCGCGTGCCGCCATGCAGGCCCTGGGTATGCAGTGGGTCAGCGGCATCGAGTTGTCGTGTACCTGGGGCGGCGCAACCATCCATGTGCTGGGCTACAACTTTGACCTGGACGCCGCGCCGTTGCTTGACGCCGTCGAGTCGCTTCATCGCGGACGCTGGCTACGTTCCGAAGAAATCGACCGGCGGCTAGCGGCCAAGGGAATGCCCGGAGCGCTGGAGGGGGCACGGGCTATTCAACAGGAGATGGGCGACAGTGGAAATGCCCCTGCACGCCCGCACTTTGCCGAGTACCTGGTGCGCGCAGGCTACGTCAAAGACCGCGGCGAAGCGTTTCGCAAGTGGTTGGGGGCGGGCAAGCTGGGCGACGTCAAACTGCACTGGCCAACCCTGGATGAGACCGTCGAAACCCTGCGCAAGTCCGATGCCTGGGTGAGCCTGGCGCATCCAATGCACTACGAATTGACACGTAGTAAGCGCCGCCGGCTAATTGCCGACTATATTCAAGCAGGCGGGCAGGCACTGGAAGTGGTCAATGGGATGATGCCGGCCGAACAGGTGGGCACAATGTCCATCCTGGCGCGTGAGTTCGGTCTGCTGGCAAGTGCTGGCAGTGATTTCCATGGCCCTGGCACCTGGGGCGAGATTGGTGTCTATCGGCCATTGCCAGAGGACCTGCCACCTTTGTGGCGTCGTTTCAAACATGAGCAGCCTATCGCGGCCGTCTGA